The following is a genomic window from Episyrphus balteatus chromosome 1, idEpiBalt1.1, whole genome shotgun sequence.
GCACAACAAAGAAAACAGCGGAGACGATATTCTTTTGCCATCAGCCGAAGGTCAAAAGAATCGTAGCCGCAAGTCTTCACGAAATTCTCCCATTCGTTTGCCAAAGCGTCGCCTTAGTTCGCAAGATAGTATGGATACAATTGAAGATCCAGCTAAGCGTGTTCGTATGACGTCCTCAACAGAGACATCTGCAAACCTGATAAACAATCATAAAATCAGCGATCGACGGGACTCTAAAGATCCCAGCTCCAAGAAGCACCATAAGTCGTCCTCGTCATCCCACAAAAACACTAATAATGATGAAAAActacaacatcaacaacaacagctGAATGAAGCGACATCTGTTGAGCATAGATACCGTAAAGATTCTGGCTTTGAAgagaaaaaattcaagaaaagtGATCCAGGTACCTTTTCGATGCTAATGCAACGCTTCAAAAAGCACAACAATAAAGACGACAAAGATGCCATTACAAATAACATTAACGAGAAACATGAAGACCAGCATATGTTTGTCAATAATCAGCCAGAAGAATCAGAAAATGTAGCTCCTAAAACCCCACAACACACTGGTGCAGCTTCGTCCGATGAAGAAGATCGTCAACGGCAACAATCGcaacaccatcatcatcatcaccaacgACACAAGAGCAAACGTGAGCATCGTGAAAAGAAGCGTCACAGCATTGGAGACTTTGAAGATCGCGAAAAGAAAGATCAATGCGAATCATCAAGTCGCCATCACGATCGCAAATCATCCCGCTCTGATGAGGGTTCACACTCGCATCATCGACATCAACAACACCATCCGCCAAAGCCATCATCTTCATGTGGTAGCAATAGTGGAGGTGAAAAATCATCATCGCATCGAAATAAATCGACTCCAACGAGTCGTCTCATGCTGAGTGATTCCAATGATTCCGATTCTGATGCGCAGACGTCTAAGAAGCATTCCATATTTGATATCCCAGACGAAGGACCGTATGTGTCCATGTACGACAAAGTGAAAGCACGTTCTTGCAAGAATATGCAAAAGCAAGAAGAAGAGAAGAAAATCAAGGCGAAGTTCTCTCAATTGAAGCAGTGTCGAGCgaaaagagaagaaaagaaACGCTCCACCTCATATGATGGAGATTCCGATTCAGATTTTGAAGATCGCCAACAGCGGTATCGTAGTGGCTACAAATTGAATCGCTGCGGAGGCTTTATAAGCTCTTCCGATGAAAGTGTAATAATTCAACGGCGAGTTAGTGCAACTGGCTGCAATAACATATCCGATGATTCTGACTCGGATACACGTCGAATGAGCTTCAATCGCAAACGTCTCAATGAACTTTGTGATGCTGATGATAGCTCTGAAACGGGTATCTACATCCGCAAGAGTTCACCATGCAAAAAGATTTCTTCAAAACGCAACTCTCGATCAACTCGTATAGAATCGGATTCCTCCGATATGGATGTTGAAGCTCCAACTCAGACATCATCTGTGAAACTAGAAAACAACGAAGACACAGAAGACATTGTCGAACATAAATTCAAGCCTGAAATTAAGAAAGAACATTCAGAAGATGAACAAGTTCAAATTGTTGTGAagacagaaaaaatcaaatctgaAGGTGAAGATTGTGAAGTCGATGAAGAAACTAAACCAAATGTACTTCCACCTCCACCAGTGTCTATTATGTGTGAAGTCAAAAAAGAAAGTAAAGATTTCTTCGAATTGATTACCGAATCGGACAATAATAATGTACATTCTGAAAGTGCTCTCGAAAGTAAAGAATCCATATTTGATTCTCATTATTCACCAGAGGGTCGAAAGAAACATAAAAAGAGCAAGAAACGACAGAAAACACCTCTGCCCTTGGACAGTGACACAAATGTATCTGATAAAATGGAAAAGATTGAAAATACTGTTGAGAAGTTCGAAACCAATTGCTCTTCAGCTCCAATGATTGATCTTTTCGATAAACTCAAAGAAGAAACCATTGCAGCAGCAACAGTTCCGCCGCCAAATCAAACAACTGTACAAGTGAACAATATTGCTGCTCCTTCTACACCAACTACCATCTTAAGTGAGAAGAAGCGTCATAAGGATCGCAAGGATAAGAAACGTGAGAAGTTTCGCAGTGTTGATTTTGACAAGTCCACTTTATCCAAAGAAGAACGACATCGACTTAAGAAAtctaaaaagtcaaaaagtgctGATCTTACTCGGTATACTCCTTCATCTGCTAATACAACACCTTCCATTAATTCAACAGTTTCTTCACAAAATCAGAAGAGAactgaagaaaaaatggaataCATATTTGGTCCCATCTCGGACGAGGAGGAATCCCAACTGTCGGGTAGTGAACCGATTGTTCACACCAAATCAGAGTGTGGTCCAGTCGTGTCAGCTGCAATAAATCCCTACAAAACCGAACCTCTTACACCCAAGTCACACACTGTCgaagaaaatgaagaaaacaagcAAAAGACTTTGAGTTCTTCACATGTGGAACGCGAGCGACACCGCAAAGAAAAGCGAGAGAAGAAACGCAAAGAACGTGAGAAGTCTCGAGAACAACACGCTCTGGCAGCACTCCAAACCTCAGTTTCTGCCCACACAACAGCCAAGGTGGAAGATGATAATAGCGTGGACTTGGATGAAGCTGGTCGAGCACTTGAAGCTCAACTAATGGAAGATTCTGATAACAAAATGACAGACGAAACGACACCATCTACAGCTGCGACATATCGCAGTGATATGACAGACGTCTTTCGATTCTCTGATGGTGATGAAAATAGTATGGAAGTTATTCCTCCTCAAACGGCAACAGGAACAGCTGAAAAGAAAGATGTTTCACATCAGCCAacacagcagcaacaacaacaagatcatcataaaaataaagaaaagaagaagaaaaagaagcgATCCAAAGAGGAACGTCATCATCAACGGCGAGAGCACCATCAtaatcaacaacaacagcaacaaacacagcaacaacagcagcaacaattGGATGAGACAGCAATTATGTCGCCTCCACCATTGTGCTCTAGCAAGCTTTCAATTGACATTGAAGATGAGCTTAAAGATCCAGCTCCCTTATGTAAGCCCTCACCAAGCCTACCATGTCTATTTGATGATGATGAACCTACAAATATCCCCAAGACATCTGCAGATATTCTCTTGAGATCACCAATTAGAGAGAAGACTTTGATAAGTCCAATTCCAAAGACTCCAACTCTAATATCTTCTACAGTAACACCTGTTACAGCTGTCTTGACTTCGACCACACCGCCATCATCAAAGGTTCCATCATTGACTAAACCAACCATGTCAACAGTGACTGAACCCAAGAAGAAACCAGAGAATTTCATTCCTGGATTTGATGGTGAACTTGATGAAAAAATCAGTGAATCAGCAGTGCAATCAATTTCGGCTGATTTTACTGCATCAGCAATTGATTCGATTGTTGATGTCGAACCAAAGATTCCAGTACAAAGTCCACCAGATTCAACCAAACACCTAgaaaaaatcgaagaaaaatCACGTGTGGTTATATCTCAAGAAGAAACCGAAGATGCTGTAGCTGCTTTGCTTGGAGAAAGTTTTGGCAACTCTAGCACAGTTGATTATTCTCTTACCGATGATCCTTGTGATTTACAATCGACAGTAATTGATGAAGTGGTATCACAGACTGTTGAAGAAGAACAATCAGCTGCTGTTATTCCTGAAGAAGATGCTGAAGAAATGTTGAAAGCTGTACAATCACTTAGCAATGAAGACATTGATATCAAAGCGGACACACCACAATCCGAACAAGACTTGCAAATTGATACTGATACTGAAGAGTCACCCGAAGATGAAAGACCAAAAACACCAGATGTTGATTTTGATCAATTGAAGGGTAAAAAGTCAGAACCAACGGAAGTGTCGTCGGCTCCTAAAGAGACCAAAGAAATAAAGAAGTCCATAGTTGAAGCTGCCACAACTCCATCGGTCATTACAAAAGTAACAGACTCTACAAAGAAGGAAGAAGATAAGAAACCCTCATCATCTGAGCTACCGAAGAAACCTCTTCCTCCTAAAATTGAACCACCGACCATAACAAAAGAACAACCAGCTGTACAACCAGTACAGACTATTCTTCAGCCTCCGCAGCAACAAACATTGGCGCAAACAACTCCGGTTGTTAAAGTTGAGACTCCATTGCAAATTCAACCTCTTAAAACTAATGCTACACCGGTAGCACCACCATCACAATCTCCGAAAGTTCCTGTACCTACTAATCAATCGGTACTAATTGCTCGGCCTCAATTTACCATTCAACCGCCATCAATAAGTATACCCGATTCACAGCCACCAGCACATTTTATACATCCTTCGATAAATGTTGTTGTTTCACCGAGATCTACGACAGATCTCAAAATGCATTCTCCACGAGCGCAACAACAACCGCCTTCGCCATCAATTAGCGGTGTCCGGGTACCATCTCCACATAGTCCAAATGTGCAACAACGTGGTGCAAGTAACATTCGGCAGCAGCTAAGTCCGGTAACATCACCGACACCTCCACAGCCACATGTGATCCTACAGCAGAGGCAGTTGATGTCACCGCCATGCACAGCTCCACCACAAACAAGCAGTCCGAGCTCCATGGCGACTGGACTTAACAGAATGACAGTAACTACCGTCTCGTCGGTGTTGTCTCCGGCAACTAAAGCCACTGTTCATCCTGTTGTGCTTCCCAATATGATCAACGCAACTAGTAATATGAATGTTCCAACTGAACAGCCTGAAAACAAAGAAACTAAACATTCGAAGAATCATCAAGCATCGCCAATGAAACCGAACGCTTTTGATCAGCACATGATGCAGCAACAAAACCTTTCGACTGTTGCAAATAAAGTTGGTCAACCAGTTGCAAATGCTTATGGCAATTCGCCACAACAGCAACCTTCCCAATCGCCGCATCGCATGTCACCACATGTCTTGCAGCAGATGGGTAAGATGGCTACTCACCAGCAATTTATGCACCATCAGCATATGATGCAAATGCAGCAAGCCCAACAgcatcagcaacaacaacagcaactttTGCAGATGCAGCTACAGATGAAGAATGCACAGCAAAAGAATTCTCAACTAaagcaacatcaacaacaacaacctcctcagcaacaacaacaacaaaggtTATTGCAAACTTTGCATCCTCCAGTCTCGGCACCAAGTGGAGTTCCGTCAAGCACACCACATCCTGGTTCAACTTTGCATTGCAATAACGGTGGAAAAGATGCCATTGGCCGACCAATACAATCACAATCGCAACATGTTGTAATTGTACGTCAgccacagcagcaacaacaacagcaacaacaacagcaacaacaacagcaacaacaaccaaTAAGTTCTCAAATGCCGCAAATGCAAAAGGTTTTATTGCAACCGCAGCAACCACAAGTTACTACCGCCAAACCACAACCTCCAATAATtatgcagcaacaacaacaacagcatcaTAAGTTGCCTTCAACTCCTAATCTAATCATTCAACAGAAACAACCTGTTCCAACATCCTTTATACAGCAGCCACAACCTCAACAACAGATTCAACCTCAACAACAACCGATGACACCTCAGCAGCAGCAGTCTATGCCACCACATCAGCAATCGGCACCACATGTACAACCGTTGCAACAACTTCAACAACAACCACCTCAGCAGCCGATGCAACATTTGCTGCcattgcaacaacaacaaccaatgCATTCTAGACATCACCTGCCAACACAACCGGAACCACCACAACAACCAAACATTGTTGTGAAGCCTCCGCAACAAGAATTGCCTACATTACAAAAGAGTCATGCACCTCATATGCCACAGTTGCTCCATGATGAACCAGTCATCACCAAGCCACCATCTACACCAGCTAAAGAGGTTACTCCTAAACCAAATGATTCTGATGCAATAAAGATTCTAGAAAAACCACCAACAACTCCTGTGGTTGCTGAAGTCAAACCTACAGAATCTAAACCAGCAGAAGAAAATGTATCGGTTATTAAGAATCAACCAACAATTTCTCCAGTTGTTGTATCTTCACCAATCCAACaacatcaaaataaagaaaaatctcTATTGACGGAAGAAAATGTAACAAAGATTTCTCCACCTAAAGAAGATGAAATCGAACAAGATTCTAAAGAGGACAGTGATTATTGGTCTGCTAAAGAATTGAACATCGATTCGGTGATCAAAAAGGTCGATGCTGCTATATGTTCCACTGAGGAGAGCAAGAAAGTTCCAACTCCAGATGTTGTCATTCCAATACCATCTCCAACAATTTCTACTAAtatcgagaaaattgaaaagaaagaaCCAAGTCAATCTAAAGCTTCTGTAGTTCCACCGCCAATAACTCCTGAAGAGAAACTTCACAATTCTTCGGCTAGTGTGGACATTAGTGAAGTTGATCGTACAGGTGAAGATACtcacgatgatgatgacgaaacAACCGAAGAGAGTCAAAGTGAGACAACAGATACTTCTGGCACTGGAAAACAACTGAGAGGTGGTCCATCTGCCAAACGTGGACGTACACCAAGAGGTGGTAAAAAGACGTCCGGTATTGCGGCAGCCATTTCGCCACCAGAAACTGGTGTACAAACACGACGTGCTAAAGGAACACCTAGTACACGTGGTCGTAAAGGTCGTCCACCAACTAAATCGCTTCCACCAATTCAACACCAGGTGTTGCAACCAACTTCTACACCAGTGGTGGTCGATAAGAAACGAAATGCCGTTTCAGCTAGTGACCAAGATGTTTATGAATTTCATGAAGATTCAGGTGAAGAGACACAACCAAAATCAGCAACTTCATCGACAGTTTGTGGTGATCGTCCTCGTCTCATTTTAACCATAAAAAGTCCAGGTCAACCAGCTGCAGCAGCTGTTGTAAAAACAACCGAAAAAGAAGTTGTTCCAATAGAAGCACCCATATCATCGCCTTCCTCCCAATCAGTGGCACCATCAATTCAGCCTCCACAATCGCCATCGACTCCTGAACCAACTGAAGGTCACATGAAAGACTCAAAGAAAGACTTTCAAACGCCCAACACTCGAAAGTCACGTCGGCTTCAGGAGAAAGATCGCAACACAGTGGATGATATTATTGAAGATGTTGTTCGTAATACTCAGACATCGCCCAAAGGTGGACAAACACCACCTCGTCGATCAACCCGCATTGCTCAGCCAAAGAAACCAGGCCAGCCAGCAGAGTTGTTGAATAATTCATCAACTCCTAAGCCCAGACGATCCAAAGATCGTTCCAAGGTTGGTGGTGGCGATAATTCCTCAGAAGCTGAAGATAAGTTTGATAAACTTAAATCTCCACAAACTGATGAGGATCTAAGCACAGAGAAAATACCTGAGCCAGAGAAGAAAGAATTGCCTGAGAAAACTGAAGTCATACCAGATGTCAAGGTAGTTGTTACTGCAacacaaccaacaacaacaacaacaactgtgcCCAGTGTAGTACAAACCACACCCGTAACTAAGACCATAGTATCAAATTCTGCTGTTCTTACATCATCGATGAAAGAATCGTTCTTGATAGATCCGGTCACAGGTCATCTAACTGTGGTCACACAACCACCAAAGGAGAATCAATTTGCAAATCAACCTGGAAGTACAGTCAAACAGCCAATAGTTGAAAAGAAATCTATACCACCAACAATTCCAACTGCTCCTGTGGTTGTACAACCTGTTCCTAGCACTAAGGAACCAATCAAAGTAATTGAAACGGAAAAAGTGACACCTTTCCCTTCATCAGTTCCAACATCTGGAACCAGTCATATGCCATCAAAGGTTGAACCTGTACCACAAATACCAGCAAATCCACCTTCGCAGCCAATGAGTGTTGTTGTTAAGCCGACCAATACTCAACAGCCTATTGGAAATCTACCTTTGACGACACCACAAGCTCCTCCTCAAATGAATGTTGTTGTCTCACAAAATTCATCACAATTACAGCAACAGCATATTCCAAAACCTCAGGCAATTGTAGTGCAACAAGTACAACCTCCATTGCAGCCACAATTGAGCTCAACACGACCAACAACTTTGAAAGCTCATGTGCTCAATAGTCAAAAgcatcaacaacagcaacaacaacagcagcaacaacaacagcagcagcaacaacatcaacagcagcaacaacaacagcatcatcaacaacagcagcagcaacaacaacagcagcagcaacaacaacagcagcagcaacaacaacagcagcaacatcagcaccagcaacaacaacaacaccatcatcaacaacaacatcatggACCCCAGCAATTGGGTCAAAGTGTTGTTAAGATGGGACACGCCAATCCAACACAATCACAAGCCCATGCTAATCAACAACCTCATATTGTTGTCACCAACGCTAGTCATGTGATTCAATCTGGCATGGTATCACGACATCTTCAACATGCAGCCGCCTTAGGAGGTTTGCAATCGCAAAACCCAACAGTCCCACCACCAGTGACGCATCCTAATTTAGTAGTGAACATTCCACCAGCTCATTCACCGCACGGTGCTGTCCATTCACCTCGAATCCAACAAGGTGTTGTAATAAAACAGGGAGTACCGCCAccacaacagcagcaacaacaacaacattctcAATTACACCCCGCTGCATTTGGACCCCAACAACAGTCACAGCAACAACAATTCCATCCACAACAAATTGTTCATGTGGTGTCCTCCAAAGCGCCAACTTCCCACCAGCAATTgcaacagcaacaacatcaTACACAGCATCCTCAACATCCACAGCAACATCAACCTGTAGTGATGCATGGCAAACAATTGCCGCcacagcaacaacagcagcaacatccACAAAATCTACCATATGGTCCATCACAAGCTCAACAGCAAATGGTCCAAGGTGGAAAGATCATCCAGCAACAATCTGCAATACAAGCAGTGGGCAAGCAACAACATTCGGCAACAATTCAAGTTCCAATACCTCATGCACATTTGCatttgcaacaacaacaacagcaggcGGCACAACAACAAAAGGCAGCACTATCGGCTGTTCCTATTGTGACACATCAGCAGATAATCAAGCAACCAGTGCCACAACAACAGCCGCCTCCACATCATATTgttcaacaacaacagcaacaacaaccgCCATCGCAACAACATCTCTTATCAGTGAAACAGCAACAAGCTGTCCAAGCACAGCCTTTAGTTCTAACCAGCCAGGCTGTAGCTGGAGCCAGTGGCAATACCAACACCAGCACAAACATAATATCAGGCTCCCAACATATCATGGCTCATGCACATCCAACGGCGCATTTGCATCAACCAACTGGTGCATCGTTGCTTCAAGCCAAACCAGCACACCAGCAGCAAGTAGTGCCACCAGCGGGCAAAGCTGTTATTGGTCTACAAGCACCACAAATAATGACGGGCGCTGTAGCAAGTCCACCGCTCAAACAAGCCCATCTTGCTGGTCAGCAACCAGTTGTAActggtaagttattatttaaaatatttagtaaaaatttaatttataactcTTTTTCTTTGATTTCGTCTTGCAGGTGCAAGTAGTTTACGTGCGACTGTACCACCAATAAGTCCCCAAGGACAATCAAGGCACTTGTTGCAGCCTGGTCTGCCAGTTGCTGCTTTTGAAGCAAACATGgtgagttttttttctattatttttttaatttttaataatgttcCTAACCTCAAAGCAACTTATTTTCTTACAAACTTTACTAACAcacaaaatgattattattattttttttaaatggaagcaGCATGAAATTGGAAACTATAGTTCAACTCGTTCGCAAAGTCCACCGCCTGCTCATCAGCAGGCAACA
Proteins encoded in this region:
- the LOC129921295 gene encoding protein split ends isoform X7; protein product: MQQQQQQQQQQQQQQQQQQQHPHPHPHRKSSMCGGVEVRRLSECNSLKYGTQQQPPPPLLHHHHHQQQQLQQQLQQQLSNNSSSSRRPSIELSSLAATARSSSNSDHTHTHTHTHTHTHTQNSTLNSSATSSSSSSVLTMNSSSSIACKRRRVVGSSSSLMAGGVLGGAQSSSTTASGGAAPGSSSTSSSTNPTTTNTLNDANHEYHTSRGRGHQLHSHHSHEASGGESADGSRPGTPLCDERPEIPVPSEPRRIPRDRPHEPMILPLPKFGIPFFQQYRMAAAATNQQMYASSSTSSIAGALSSTSLSLGTAAQAAANHSNSNPSNSLINSSSSSSSSSANAGPALLSNSSCGGHHSSLSSTLSSPPASMLLGGSRLSSNTASSLSSSAMHHHPHHHHHHHHHHQQHNNTSGGNNAHHMSSSQMHHQQQPDSSLANSLRSRSLSTNSSDSDAGARRSSSPTLEERIKSLDELYEKWNGGGSGLTSRLNQLTASTTPSSASSVDSSSHPLQHTTFPHYQHPNSVVTNSSSSFTPTRHKLFDLDVKEMKPSDIVKSVLAKKSIFDDDLQRLKNINEKYEPADVSHLTKAVLAASTSPALPNLAATKTPIVGCVTLNKIVPAVTQSVTVTSAAVLQRLSNSSPMNSPQGSMSPYNSPSPSPIVTGGTAPNGSKLVPSSIDSKSSAIITPQPAKGLQYPFPSHPPLVSSASGASPNGSEHSNSSSSKQDATATATTTTTPQPPTKPKTNSIQKSLSMPGDKMSSVPVATVVATATLVNTTTPTVSHSVAQPSRVLVKSASIPGSTNIGTIKTTTGSSSSHSTSSSSQKQHHNNPIVVDDEIMTVTATPKVKHSTSTSSSSSRKGCEKSERSYKHNHRSDSTNSDKKSSSSSTKSEKVKSESSTERRKHSVSSAASIDESSLVSSSATNAENDKTDLKHQQHEEKEKEQRQERERQEKEKEKHQQKEKERREKELKKQREREEKEREERERKEREEQQQREREREREREEKERKERERREREEAERKEKEREREERERREKQEKQEREQKEREEKERRERERREEHERIYREQQQQQQKRQEQERREREQREQQPALPLEPPKEVPTPPAPPPNECHEKENRKNHTRADGSDITSADTLDFEKRFFRHMQHFEDKHNKENSGDDILLPSAEGQKNRSRKSSRNSPIRLPKRRLSSQDSMDTIEDPAKRVRMTSSTETSANLINNHKISDRRDSKDPSSKKHHKSSSSSHKNTNNDEKLQHQQQQLNEATSVEHRYRKDSGFEEKKFKKSDPGTFSMLMQRFKKHNNKDDKDAITNNINEKHEDQHMFVNNQPEESENVAPKTPQHTGAASSDEEDRQRQQSQHHHHHHQRHKSKREHREKKRHSIGDFEDREKKDQCESSSRHHDRKSSRSDEGSHSHHRHQQHHPPKPSSSCGSNSGGEKSSSHRNKSTPTSRLMLSDSNDSDSDAQTSKKHSIFDIPDEGPYVSMYDKVKARSCKNMQKQEEEKKIKAKFSQLKQCRAKREEKKRSTSYDGDSDSDFEDRQQRYRSGYKLNRCGGFISSSDESVIIQRRVSATGCNNISDDSDSDTRRMSFNRKRLNELCDADDSSETGIYIRKSSPCKKISSKRNSRSTRIESDSSDMDVEAPTQTSSVKLENNEDTEDIVEHKFKPEIKKEHSEDEQVQIVVKTEKIKSEGEDCEVDEETKPNVLPPPPVSIMCEVKKESKDFFELITESDNNNVHSESALESKESIFDSHYSPEGRKKHKKSKKRQKTPLPLDSDTNVSDKMEKIENTVEKFETNCSSAPMIDLFDKLKEETIAAATVPPPNQTTVQVNNIAAPSTPTTILSEKKRHKDRKDKKREKFRSVDFDKSTLSKEERHRLKKSKKSKSADLTRYTPSSANTTPSINSTVSSQNQKRTEEKMEYIFGPISDEEESQLSGSEPIVHTKSECGPVVSAAINPYKTEPLTPKSHTVEENEENKQKTLSSSHVERERHRKEKREKKRKEREKSREQHALAALQTSVSAHTTAKVEDDNSVDLDEAGRALEAQLMEDSDNKMTDETTPSTAATYRSDMTDVFRFSDGDENSMEVIPPQTATGTAEKKDVSHQPTQQQQQQDHHKNKEKKKKKKRSKEERHHQRREHHHNQQQQQQTQQQQQQQLDETAIMSPPPLCSSKLSIDIEDELKDPAPLCKPSPSLPCLFDDDEPTNIPKTSADILLRSPIREKTLISPIPKTPTLISSTVTPVTAVLTSTTPPSSKVPSLTKPTMSTVTEPKKKPENFIPGFDGELDEKISESAVQSISADFTASAIDSIVDVEPKIPVQSPPDSTKHLEKIEEKSRVVISQEETEDAVAALLGESFGNSSTVDYSLTDDPCDLQSTVIDEVVSQTVEEEQSAAVIPEEDAEEMLKAVQSLSNEDIDIKADTPQSEQDLQIDTDTEESPEDERPKTPDVDFDQLKGKKSEPTEVSSAPKETKEIKKSIVEAATTPSVITKVTDSTKKEEDKKPSSSELPKKPLPPKIEPPTITKEQPAVQPVQTILQPPQQQTLAQTTPVVKVETPLQIQPLKTNATPVAPPSQSPKVPVPTNQSVLIARPQFTIQPPSISIPDSQPPAHFIHPSINVVVSPRSTTDLKMHSPRAQQQPPSPSISGVRVPSPHSPNVQQRGASNIRQQLSPVTSPTPPQPHVILQQRQLMSPPCTAPPQTSSPSSMATGLNRMTVTTVSSVLSPATKATVHPVVLPNMINATSNMNVPTEQPENKETKHSKNHQASPMKPNAFDQHMMQQQNLSTVANKVGQPVANAYGNSPQQQPSQSPHRMSPHVLQQMGKMATHQQFMHHQHMMQMQQAQQHQQQQQQLLQMQLQMKNAQQKNSQLKQHQQQQPPQQQQQQRLLQTLHPPVSAPSGVPSSTPHPGSTLHCNNGGKDAIGRPIQSQSQHVVIVRQPQQQQQQQQQQQQQQQQQPISSQMPQMQKVLLQPQQPQVTTAKPQPPIIMQQQQQQHHKLPSTPNLIIQQKQPVPTSFIQQPQPQQQIQPQQQPMTPQQQQSMPPHQQSAPHVQPLQQLQQQPPQQPMQHLLPLQQQQPMHSRHHLPTQPEPPQQPNIVVKPPQQELPTLQKSHAPHMPQLLHDEPVITKPPSTPAKEVTPKPNDSDAIKILEKPPTTPVVAEVKPTESKPAEENVSVIKNQPTISPVVVSSPIQQHQNKEKSLLTEENVTKISPPKEDEIEQDSKEDSDYWSAKELNIDSVIKKVDAAICSTEESKKVPTPDVVIPIPSPTISTNIEKIEKKEPSQSKASVVPPPITPEEKLHNSSASVDISEVDRTGEDTHDDDDETTEESQSETTDTSGTGKQLRGGPSAKRGRTPRGGKKTSGIAAAISPPETGVQTRRAKGTPSTRGRKGRPPTKSLPPIQHQVLQPTSTPVVVDKKRNAVSASDQDVYEFHEDSGEETQPKSATSSTVCGDRPRLILTIKSPGQPAAAAVVKTTEKEVVPIEAPISSPSSQSVAPSIQPPQSPSTPEPTEGHMKDSKKDFQTPNTRKSRRLQEKDRNTVDDIIEDVVRNTQTSPKGGQTPPRRSTRIAQPKKPGQPAELLNNSSTPKPRRSKDRSKVGGGDNSSEAEDKFDKLKSPQTDEDLSTEKIPEPEKKELPEKTEVIPDVKVVVTATQPTTTTTTVPSVVQTTPVTKTIVSNSAVLTSSMKESFLIDPVTGHLTVVTQPPKENQFANQPGSTVKQPIVEKKSIPPTIPTAPVVVQPVPSTKEPIKVIETEKVTPFPSSVPTSGTSHMPSKVEPVPQIPANPPSQPMSVVVKPTNTQQPIGNLPLTTPQAPPQMNVVVSQNSSQLQQQHIPKPQAIVVQQVQPPLQPQLSSTRPTTLKAHVLNSQKHQQQQQQQQQQQQQQQQHQQQQQQQHHQQQQQQQQQQQQQQQQQQQQQQQHQHQQQQQHHHQQQHHGPQQLGQSVVKMGHANPTQSQAHANQQPHIVVTNASHVIQSGMVSRHLQHAAALGGLQSQNPTVPPPVTHPNLVVNIPPAHSPHGAVHSPRIQQGVVIKQGVPPPQQQQQQQHSQLHPAAFGPQQQSQQQQFHPQQIVHVVSSKAPTSHQQLQQQQHHTQHPQHPQQHQPVVMHGKQLPPQQQQQQHPQNLPYGPSQAQQQMVQGGKIIQQQSAIQAVGKQQHSATIQVPIPHAHLHLQQQQQQAAQQQKAALSAVPIVTHQQIIKQPVPQQQPPPHHIVQQQQQQQPPSQQHLLSVKQQQAVQAQPLVLTSQAVAGASGNTNTSTNIISGSQHIMAHAHPTAHLHQPTGASLLQAKPAHQQQVVPPAGKAVIGLQAPQIMTGAVASPPLKQAHLAGQQPVVTGASSLRATVPPISPQGQSRHLLQPGLPVAAFEANMHEIGNYSSTRSQSPPPAHQQATPITAGEGPYPAGAIRGVTRDHIIMYQQYLRAQDALGTARIPYIARSPLLPGATDQKDVVELDESMVASPPLELRRPGSVPRTVAVPHSLQSPQDRATDSPQVAQVYVHNTRIPHPHFPEVPGRFYESVRQLPAEPPPAHRPSHSVVAPAPSGYVAQAAGPANHSHLHPKIFDRERERERERDREQREREQRERELRDQRDHRDLREKERISIPGGHTSMPSHDSLVPALPTPSGRNLQVATPPHASQVPPPQPDSLLTLLQRYPVMWQGLLALKTDQAAVQMHFVFGNPLVARASLPCNSDGSTPPLRIAQRMRLEQTQLEGVAKKMQYENEHCMLLALPCGRDHADVLQQSRNLQTGFITYLQQKMAAGIVNIPMPGSEQAAYVVHIFPSCDFANENLERAAPDLKNRVAEIAHLLIVIATV